In the Candidatus Methylomirabilota bacterium genome, GAGCACGTGAGATTAGCCTTGAAAGCTCCCAAGGGGTCGAAGCGCCGGAGGCCGACGACGCATCTTCGCGCTCTTGTCCTTGCCCTGCTCCTTTCATCGGCAGCCGCGCCGCTGGCCGTCGACGCGCAGCAATCCGAGAAACTCTATCGCATCGGAATGCTCGAGCGGACGTCAACAGCGATCAATGCTGCCAACCTCGATGGTCTGCGACAAGGCCTCCGGGAACTCGGGTACGTCGAGGGGAAGAACTTCGTGATCGAGTACCGATCGGCTGATGGCCGGGACGAACGGTTCCCGGCCCTCGCGACTGAGTTGGTTCGCCTGAAGGTTGACCTGATCCTGACGAGGGGGACGCCGGCGATTCTGGCGGCCAAGAATGCCACAGGAGCGATTCCGGTGATCATCATCGGAGCCGGCGATCCTGTTGCGCAGGGCATCGTCGCCAGCCTGGCCCGTCCGGGCGCGAATGTGACGGGCCTGAGCCCCATGGTGACAGAGACCTATGCGAAACGCGTCGAGCTCCTCAAGGCGCTGGTTCCAAGAGCCAAGCGAATTGCCGCCCTCTTAAATATGGGTAATCCAGCTATCCCACCTCAGTGGAAAGAGGTCGAGATGGCGGCGCGATCCCTAGGGATGCAGGCCCAGCTTCTGGACGTGCGGAAGGCCGAGGATCTCGGACCTGCCTTCGATGCTGCCGTCCGGCAGCGTGTCGATGCCCTCGTCGTGGGCCTTGATACTGTCACGCTGGCGAATCGGCGGCACATCGTTGAGCTTGCGGCAAAGCATCGGCTGCCAGCAATTTACGCAACCAGCGAGTTTGTCGGGGGGCTCGCGGCCTACGGCGTGAACTACCCTGACTCATATCGTCGCGCCGCGAGCTTCATAGACAAGATCTTCAGGGGCGCAAAGCCAGCCGAGCTCCCTATGGAGCAGCCCACGAAGTTCGAGCTGATGATGAATCTCAAGACTGCCAAGGCGCTTGGCCTGACGATTCCACCGTCGCTGCTGCTGCAAGCGGACCAGGTGATCCAATGACACGGCACCAGCGTCCACTCGAATCGCCGACAGGTGCCGAACAAACGCATGCAGCCGACGGCGCGCAGGGCGCGTCGCGGCTGGTACGTCACGTTAGATGGGCGCAAGACACCTCCTGGCTGTGGCAGGCATCCTTGCGTCGGTCAACTGTTCGGCAGCGGTAGCTGACGAGGCTAGGCCATGGACGACCTCGATGGGGGTCGTCTCGAACACGATGCTCCGATTGCACTGGATCCGTCCATACGAGGGCTTCGACACGGTGACCCGAATCGA is a window encoding:
- a CDS encoding ABC transporter substrate-binding protein, with translation MKAPKGSKRRRPTTHLRALVLALLLSSAAAPLAVDAQQSEKLYRIGMLERTSTAINAANLDGLRQGLRELGYVEGKNFVIEYRSADGRDERFPALATELVRLKVDLILTRGTPAILAAKNATGAIPVIIIGAGDPVAQGIVASLARPGANVTGLSPMVTETYAKRVELLKALVPRAKRIAALLNMGNPAIPPQWKEVEMAARSLGMQAQLLDVRKAEDLGPAFDAAVRQRVDALVVGLDTVTLANRRHIVELAAKHRLPAIYATSEFVGGLAAYGVNYPDSYRRAASFIDKIFRGAKPAELPMEQPTKFELMMNLKTAKALGLTIPPSLLLQADQVIQ